CTATTTCATGACATGATGCAAAAATAATTTGTATGTCGACTTAAAGCAGGAAACTTAAGTCACTATGAGGTGGAAAAGCGCGCTGCTGCCCACCTTGAAATAGCATACCTGGTAACTCGCCTAGAAACTTAATTTGTTTGTCGCTGATCTTTAACGCGGTTCCTTCAGGAATACCGACAACGGCAGTTCGATGATCAACATGCATAAATTCATGAATCCGCTGGCTTCTCGTTTCTCCACGATGCCCTTCAGGTTGGGCATCAGTAAAATGAGGATTTAATTGGAAAGGAACTGCATTTACAGCACGAAAAGATTGGGGTTGAATGATTGGCATATCGTTGGTCGTACGAATGCTTGGCCCGGTAATATTTGAACCTGCACTCCAACCTGCATACGGGGTTCCGGTGTTGATCTTTTGCTTCATCTTATCAACGAGTCCATGCTTGTAGAGCAAGTGGAGCAGCATAAACGTATTACCACCGCCGACGGCGATGGCCTCCGCTTGCTCAATCGCATGTACAGGGCTTGTATGGCTCTCAATGCCCTCCACCATTAAACCTTGTGGTTTCAGAGCATTCGCCACCTTCGCTGTGTACTCAGCGTGACTCATACCGATGCCTGCGTAGGGAATAAAGAGAACTTTGCGATCTTGAAAGTGTTCTGTGAGCCAAGCAAACCCATGTTCGAGATAATTTGGATTGGCAGCGCGAGAACTACTCATTAGTAAAAGTGACTTCATGAAAACTCCAATACTCTGAGTCGTAAGAAAATGCGTGAGAATTGTATCTTAGATATTGAACTTAATCAGCTAAGACACCATATAACATGCA
This genomic interval from Idiomarinaceae bacterium HL-53 contains the following:
- a CDS encoding dipeptidase E translates to MKSLLLMSSSRAANPNYLEHGFAWLTEHFQDRKVLFIPYAGIGMSHAEYTAKVANALKPQGLMVEGIESHTSPVHAIEQAEAIAVGGGNTFMLLHLLYKHGLVDKMKQKINTGTPYAGWSAGSNITGPSIRTTNDMPIIQPQSFRAVNAVPFQLNPHFTDAQPEGHRGETRSQRIHEFMHVDHRTAVVGIPEGTALKISDKQIKFLGELPGMLFQGGQQRAFPPHSDLSFLL